The nucleotide window TTATATAGTGAAGAGAAACGGATCTCCTGGGTGACAATTTTGTAATTAGAATATGTCAAAACATTagaacaaatatattaaattataattgttACTATATATAATCTACCAAGCTTCCAATTATGTGAGGAGGGAGTTGTTGTGAAAAACGTTTTCAATGTCGAATTCATCGAGATGCCATAactatttgtatatattattcttgGCGTTATTTCCAATAATTTTTCCAACCCCCAcatacataattttaatttaactaCTTGTATCCACTTTGCACAGACCAATACTTAAATGAGGTCTTTATCTTACCAAAAGTTTATTCATCTATTTGGCACGGACGAtgcaaataatatataaatatatatatatagtgcaACAGCACCAAACACATAAAGAATTTAGTGTGTTGAAAGATTAAATAGTCCAAAAAAAAGTTGAGCATTTCATCTTCGATGAATAATTCTACAGATGAATTAGCTCATGatttattcaataaatatgTACACAATATTGTTGGTCAAAGAAGGATGTCTAATCTAGAGTTGGCCATTTTACCACAGCTCCAGTAAGTCAACATATCTACTTAATCAATACTTATTAATCAAACGTTATTAATTATCGAGCTATTAATTGTGTttctcaaatatatatatatatataggcatGATGATACAAAGGTTCCTGTTTTACCAAGGGAGAAATCTGAATCACAACAGTTAACTATATTCTATGCTGGAATTGTGCACGTTTATGACAATATTCCTGTTCAAAAGGTACCTACAAATATAAGAGAATTGCaacgttttatttttttctagcttttaattaattttcccTATACATAAATATGCAGAGTCAATTATGAATCTGGCACGTGAAAACTGTTCACAGTTAATATCTAGTTCTACTTATAATGCAAAGGAAATTAAATCAACTCAGAAATCCCAAGTCTACAAGTTTCAAGCAGGTGATCTTTCGTGCGATTTGAAATACATTGATTTGACTAATTTGAATTCACATTGTGTTAGGCATACTAAAGGACAAATAAACAATCATAAGCTCGAACAtgtgatttttgaaaaaaatattgaagtgtTTTATTCATTCGACCACACATCTTACATCTTTTAATTGTTGGACATTGGTTGATTATCTGAAATTTTGGTGGATTATGTTGTTTTTCTACTATAGACTTGCCAATTGCAAGAAGGAAATCCCTTAAGAGATTCTTTGAGAAACGTCATAATAggtgaattaattaatttcaaccttttaaaataatgcatgtttaattaattctctttagtattaattaattaatatagttGTTGAATTTTCAGGATTATAAGTAAACATCCATATGTCTCTCCTGAATGTATCATGATCAAAGTGGAAATTGGAACGATACAGAGAAGATTAGCATGACTCATGTGCAAGTATAACACACAGAGAAATGatcccaaaaaagaaaataatcagaatgaaaataaaaagaaaagttggTTCCTAGCTCTATGTGAAACAAATTAAACAAGGGCTAGgttttgattgattgattgaatgATGTCCAAAAGggtaaaattatatttcttattGAACATATTTTACTAGGACACTGTTCTCTAGTTTTAACTTTGAGAATTATGCCAATGATTTTCCAACTACTAAATATCTTAATATAATGATCTGTCTATCAATGTTAACAATTAATTATACACATATTATACGTATATTGTATATTTATCGGCTATTTTTAGTTTAAGTGGGAGTATTCTAAAGTTAATGCTTCCTTTTATTTAAGGACAGATTACTTAAGTACACAACATtactttacctattctcaatatttccctactcttttattaaaatacaaaaatcccttattttccccaattcaacttaaccggatactttatctTTTGGAAGCCAAATTGACGTTTCCCAGTCCCTAATTTTCACCCTCAGATTTTCCCACAACACACGATTCCATCTCCAAATTTTCTCCCCCATTATTCTCAACAGATTCATTATtccaattttgaatttcaaactaATTCTCTCTTCATTC belongs to Solanum stenotomum isolate F172 chromosome 1, ASM1918654v1, whole genome shotgun sequence and includes:
- the LOC125853584 gene encoding protein TIFY 3-like; its protein translation is MSNLELAILPQLQHDDTKVPVLPREKSESQQLTIFYAGIVHVYDNIPVQKSIMNLARENCSQLISSSTYNAKEIKSTQKSQVYKFQADLPIARRKSLKRFFEKRHNRIISKHPYVSPECIMIKVEIGTIQRRLA